A genome region from Pygocentrus nattereri isolate fPygNat1 chromosome 10, fPygNat1.pri, whole genome shotgun sequence includes the following:
- the LOC119264170 gene encoding procathepsin L-like, with translation MRVLLTVAAFVAVAGAARMSLEDLEFHGWKQKFGKSYDSVEEESRRKMIWLDNRKLVLEHNMLADQGIKSYRLGMNHFADMDNEEYQQMFKGCLGSFNESEIESATTFLQPVEGAALPSAVDWRTAGYVTEVKDQSHCGSCWAFSATGALEGQMFKKTNKLVSLSEQQLVDCSGSSGNHGCNGGRVSKAFDYIKKSGGLEAANTYPYQAMEGPCRFNNQKIWAKCSDYNKVQHTEDALQYAVATVGPISVSVDVSKDSFQLYVSGVYDEPNCSSTKLGHAMLAVGYGTDKQGRDYWLVKNSWGVKWGEKGYIKMSRNKGNQCGIATRPSFPVV, from the exons ATGAGGGTTTTGCTTACTGTCGCTGCTTTTGTGGCTGTGGCCGGTGCAGCCAGAATGTCTTTGGAGGATCTGGAGTTCCACGGTTGGAAACAGAAGTTTG GTAAAAGTTATGATTCAGTGGAAGAAGAGTCTCGCCGTAAGATGATCTGGCTGGACAATCGTAAACTGGTTCTGGAGCACAACATGCTGGCTGACCAGGGCATCAAAAGCTACAGACTCGGCATGAACCACTTTGCAGATATG GATAATGAGGAGTACCAACAAATGTTCAAGGGCTGCCTGGGATCCTTCAATGAGTCCGAGATCGAGAGTGCAACTACATTTCTCCAACCGGTAGAGGGTGCTGCTCTGCCTAGTGCTGTGGACTGGAGGACTGCAGGCTATGTGACTGAGGTTAAGGACCAAAGTCATTGTGGCTCCTGCTGGGCTTTCAGTGCG ACGGGGGCGCTTGAGGGTCAGATGTTCAAGAAGACAAACAAGCTGGTAAGCTTGAGTGAGCAACAGCTGGTGGACTGTTCTGGGAGTTCTGGAAACCATGGCTGTAATGGTGGCCGTGTATCAAAGGCCTTTGATTACATCAAGAAAAGTGGAGGCCTGGAGGCAGCGAACACCTATCCATACCAGGCCATG GAAGGGCCATGCAGGTTTAATAACCAGAAAATTTGGGCTAAGTGTTCCGACTATAACAAGGTGCAGCACACAGAAGACGCTCTGCAGTACGCTGTGGCCACAGTTGGGCCTATTTCTGTATCTGTGGATGTTTCCAAAGACAGCTTCCAGCTCTATGTGTCAG GTGTGTATGATGAgccaaactgcagcagcactaaGCTGGGTCACGCCATGCTGGCTGTTGGTTACGGCACTGATAAGCAGGGAAGGGACTACTGGCTGGTCAAGAACAG CTGGGGTGTTAAATGGGGTGAAAAAGGCTACATCAAGATGTCCAGGAACAAGGGTAACCAGTGTGGTATCGCCACAAGGCCCTCCTTCCCTGTGGTTTAA